A DNA window from Pungitius pungitius chromosome 1, fPunPun2.1, whole genome shotgun sequence contains the following coding sequences:
- the LOC119223754 gene encoding troponin C, skeletal muscle isoform X1: MPTDAQSDARSFLTEEMIAEFKAAFDMFDTDGGGDISTKELGQVMRMLGQNPSREELDAIIEEVDEDGSGTIDFEEFLVMMVQQLKEDQAGKSEEELSECFRIIDKNGDGFVDREEFGEILHLTGEPVVEEDIDEMFGEGDTNHDGKIDFDEFLKMMENVQ; this comes from the exons CCCACCGACGCCCAAAGCGATGCCCGCTCCTTCCTGACCGAGGAGATGATTGCAG AGTTCAAGGCAGCCTTCGACATGTTTGACACCGACGGTGGCGGTGACATCAGCACCAAGGAGCTGGGCCAGGTGATGAGGATGCTGGGCCAGAACCCATCAAGGGAAGAGCTGGATGCCATCATTGAGGAGGTGGATGAGGACG GTAGCGGTACCATCGACTTCGAGGAGTTCTTGGTCATGATGGTGCAACAGCTCAAGGAGGACCAGGCTGGAAAGAGTGAAGAAGAGCTTTCAGAATGCTTCCGTATTATTGACAA GAACGGAGATGGTTTCGTCGACCGGGAGGAGTTTGGAGAGATCCTCCATCTCACCGGAGAGCccgtggtggaggaggacatCGACGAGATGTTTGGTGAAGGAGACACGAACCATGACGGGAAGATTGATTTTGATG AGTTTCTGAAGATGATGGAGAACGTCCAGTAG
- the LOC119223754 gene encoding troponin C, skeletal muscle isoform X2, which produces MIAEFKAAFDMFDTDGGGDISTKELGQVMRMLGQNPSREELDAIIEEVDEDGSGTIDFEEFLVMMVQQLKEDQAGKSEEELSECFRIIDKNGDGFVDREEFGEILHLTGEPVVEEDIDEMFGEGDTNHDGKIDFDEFLKMMENVQ; this is translated from the exons ATGATTGCAG AGTTCAAGGCAGCCTTCGACATGTTTGACACCGACGGTGGCGGTGACATCAGCACCAAGGAGCTGGGCCAGGTGATGAGGATGCTGGGCCAGAACCCATCAAGGGAAGAGCTGGATGCCATCATTGAGGAGGTGGATGAGGACG GTAGCGGTACCATCGACTTCGAGGAGTTCTTGGTCATGATGGTGCAACAGCTCAAGGAGGACCAGGCTGGAAAGAGTGAAGAAGAGCTTTCAGAATGCTTCCGTATTATTGACAA GAACGGAGATGGTTTCGTCGACCGGGAGGAGTTTGGAGAGATCCTCCATCTCACCGGAGAGCccgtggtggaggaggacatCGACGAGATGTTTGGTGAAGGAGACACGAACCATGACGGGAAGATTGATTTTGATG AGTTTCTGAAGATGATGGAGAACGTCCAGTAG
- the LOC119222365 gene encoding troponin C, skeletal muscle, giving the protein MTDAQQEARSYLSEEMLAEFKAAFDMFDTDGGGDISTKELGQVMRMLGQNPTREELDEIIEEVDEDGSGTIDFEEFLVMMVRLLKEDQAGKSEEELAECFRIFDKNGDGYIDREEFSVIIRSTGEPISEDEIDELMKDGDKNADGMLDFDEFLKMMENVQ; this is encoded by the exons ATG ACTGACGCGCAACAAGAGGCCCGCTCCTACCTGAGCGAGGAAATGCTGGCTG AGTTCAAGGCAGCCTTCGACATGTTCGACACCGACGGTGGCGGTGACATCAGCACCAAGGAGTTGGGTCAGGTGATGAGGATGCTGGGCCAGAACCCCACGAGAGAGGAGTTGGATGAGATCATCGAGGAGGTGGATGAGGATG GTAGCGGCACCATTGACTTTGAGGAGTTCTTGGTCATGATGGTGAGGCTCCTAAAGGAGGACCAGGCCGGCAAGAGCGAGGAAGAGTTGGCGGAGTGCTTCCGTATTTTCGACAA GAACGGCGACGGCTACATCGACAGAGAGGAGTTCTCCGTCATCATCCGCAGCACCGGTGAGCCCATCTCAGAGGATGAGATCGATGAGCTGATGAAGGACGGAGACAAGAACGCAGACGGCATGCTGGACTTTGACG AATTCCTCAAGATGATGGAGAATGTGCAGTAA
- the taf13 gene encoding transcription initiation factor TFIID subunit 13, whose translation MAEEEDEAGYDEELDDGSGGMDVGGHGKRKRLFSKELRCMMYGFGDDQNPYTESVDILEDLVIEFVTEMTHKAMSIGRQGRVQVEDIVFLIRKDPRKFARVKDLLTMNEELKRARKAFDEANYGS comes from the coding sequence atggcggaggaggaggacgaggccgGATACGACGAGGAGTTGGACGACGGCTCCGGCGGGATGGACGTCGGCGGCCacgggaagaggaagaggctcTTCTCCAAGGAGCTGCGCTGCATGATGTACGGCTTCGGGGACGACCAGAACCCGTACACGGAGTCCGTGGACATCCTGGAGGACCTGGTGATCGAGTTCGTCACGGAGATGACTCACAAAGCCATGTCCATCGGCCGCCAGGGCCGCGTCCAGGTGGAGGACATCGTCTTCCTGATCCGCAAGGACCCCAGGAAGTTCGCCCGAGTCAAAGACCTGCTGACCATGAACGAGGAGCTGAAGAGAGCCCGCAAAGCTTTCGACGAGGCGAACTATGGCTCATAA
- the slc35c2 gene encoding solute carrier family 35 member C2 isoform X1, whose protein sequence is MMSNTRTYCKSLWMKASAKRNVTCASPYENDTYRQNKTDTRQALRYGGRAGLQTLCGSGVLRWELCMACPVHFFCRGLRTVGLVLFYYVFSIGITFYNKWLMKGFRYPLFMTLVHLAINFCLSALTRRAMTCWTGKPRTILSWKDYLRKVAPTALATALDIGLSNWSFLFITISLYTMTKSSAVLFILFFSLVFKLEEPNPFLILVVLLISCGLFMFTFESTQFNLKGFTMVLVASFIGGIRWTLTQVLMQKAELGLQHPIDALYHLQPLMFAGLFPLFLYNEGLSLSTSDKLFRVTELSPVLYSLSTLSVGGLLAFGLGFSEFLLVSRTSSLTLSISGIFKEVCTLILAAALMGDRMSMLNWLGFTVCLCGISLHVGLKTYYSKIKRPSLRQLNSKSPELAFPLLRQSEDDRDDSAAEYEDEEQEITLH, encoded by the exons ATGATGAGTAACACGCGCACttactgtaagtcgctttggatgaaagcgtcagctaaacgtAATGTAACGTGCGCGTCACCGTACGAGAATGACACGTACAGGCAAAACAAGACAGACACGCGACAAG CGCTCCGCTACGGGGGTCGTGCAGGGCTGCAGACTCTCTGTGGTAGCGGTGTCCTCAGGTGGGAGCTCTGCATGGCGTGCCCTGTGCACTTCTTCTGCCGGGGGCTTCGCACTGTTGGATTGGTTCTCTTTTACTACGTCTTCTCTATAGGGATCACCTTCTATAACAAATGGCTGATGAAG GGCTTCCGCTATCCCCTCTTCATGACGTTGGTTCACCTCGCCATCAACTTTTGCCTGTCGGCTCTGACGCGACGGGCCATGACGTGCTGGACGGGGAAACCCCGCACCATTCTGAGCTGGAAGGACTACCTCCGGAAAGTGGCTCCCACGG CCTTGGCCACAGCACTTGATATTGGGCTTTCCAACTGGAGCTTCCTTTTCATCACCATTAGCTT GTACACCATGACCAAGTCTTCAGCGGTGCtctttatcttatttttctccCTGGTTTTTAAACTAGAGGAGCCG AACCCATTCCTGATCCTGGTGGTCCTGCTGATCTCCTGTGGTCTGTTCATGTTTACATTTGAGTCGACCCAGTTCAATCTGAAGGGCTTCACCATGGTGCTGGTGGCGTCCTTCATAGGAGGGATCCGTTGGACCCTCACTCAGGTCCTCATGCAGAAAGCAGAGCTGG GCCTGCAGCACCCAATAGACGCTTTGTACCACCTGCAGCCTCTCATGTTCGCCGGCCTCTTTCCCCTCTTCCTGTATAATGAAG GGCTCAGCCTCAGTACCTCAGATAAGTTATTCCGGGTGACGGAGCTCTCGCCCGTCCTGTATTCACTGAGCACACTGAGCGTCGGCGGGTTGCTGGCCTTCGGTTTGGGCTTCTCAGAGTTCCTGCTCGTCTCCCGGACCTCCAGCCTCACGTTATCCATATCAGGGATCTTTAAG GAGGTGTGTACGCTAATTTTAGCAGCAGCTCTAATGGGAGACAGAATGAGCATGCTTAACTGGCTGGGgttcactgtgtgtctgtgtggcatTTCACTGCATGTAGGACTCAAGACCTATTATTCCAAAA TTAAAAGACCATCTTTGAGGCAGCTCAACAGTAAGAGCCCAGAGCTCGCGTTTCCCTTACTGCGGCAGAGCGAAGACGACCGAGACGATTCGGCTGCTGAATACGAAGATGAGGAACAGGAAATCACGCTGCACTGA
- the slc35c2 gene encoding solute carrier family 35 member C2 isoform X3, with translation MMSNTRTYCKSLWMKASAKRNVTCASPYENDTYRQNKTDTRQALRYGGRAGLQTLCGSGVLRWELCMACPVHFFCRGLRTVGLVLFYYVFSIGITFYNKWLMKGFRYPLFMTLVHLAINFCLSALTRRAMTCWTGKPRTILSWKDYLRKVAPTALATALDIGLSNWSFLFITISLYTMTKSSAVLFILFFSLVFKLEEPNPFLILVVLLISCGLFMFTFESTQFNLKGFTMVLVASFIGGIRWTLTQVLMQKAELGLQHPIDALYHLQPLMFAGLFPLFLYNEGLSLSTSDKLFRVTELSPVLYSLSTLSVGGLLAFGLGFSEFLLVSRTSSLTLSISGIFKLKDHL, from the exons ATGATGAGTAACACGCGCACttactgtaagtcgctttggatgaaagcgtcagctaaacgtAATGTAACGTGCGCGTCACCGTACGAGAATGACACGTACAGGCAAAACAAGACAGACACGCGACAAG CGCTCCGCTACGGGGGTCGTGCAGGGCTGCAGACTCTCTGTGGTAGCGGTGTCCTCAGGTGGGAGCTCTGCATGGCGTGCCCTGTGCACTTCTTCTGCCGGGGGCTTCGCACTGTTGGATTGGTTCTCTTTTACTACGTCTTCTCTATAGGGATCACCTTCTATAACAAATGGCTGATGAAG GGCTTCCGCTATCCCCTCTTCATGACGTTGGTTCACCTCGCCATCAACTTTTGCCTGTCGGCTCTGACGCGACGGGCCATGACGTGCTGGACGGGGAAACCCCGCACCATTCTGAGCTGGAAGGACTACCTCCGGAAAGTGGCTCCCACGG CCTTGGCCACAGCACTTGATATTGGGCTTTCCAACTGGAGCTTCCTTTTCATCACCATTAGCTT GTACACCATGACCAAGTCTTCAGCGGTGCtctttatcttatttttctccCTGGTTTTTAAACTAGAGGAGCCG AACCCATTCCTGATCCTGGTGGTCCTGCTGATCTCCTGTGGTCTGTTCATGTTTACATTTGAGTCGACCCAGTTCAATCTGAAGGGCTTCACCATGGTGCTGGTGGCGTCCTTCATAGGAGGGATCCGTTGGACCCTCACTCAGGTCCTCATGCAGAAAGCAGAGCTGG GCCTGCAGCACCCAATAGACGCTTTGTACCACCTGCAGCCTCTCATGTTCGCCGGCCTCTTTCCCCTCTTCCTGTATAATGAAG GGCTCAGCCTCAGTACCTCAGATAAGTTATTCCGGGTGACGGAGCTCTCGCCCGTCCTGTATTCACTGAGCACACTGAGCGTCGGCGGGTTGCTGGCCTTCGGTTTGGGCTTCTCAGAGTTCCTGCTCGTCTCCCGGACCTCCAGCCTCACGTTATCCATATCAGGGATCTTTAAG TTAAAAGACCATCTTTGA
- the slc35c2 gene encoding solute carrier family 35 member C2 isoform X2, whose amino-acid sequence MACPVHFFCRGLRTVGLVLFYYVFSIGITFYNKWLMKGFRYPLFMTLVHLAINFCLSALTRRAMTCWTGKPRTILSWKDYLRKVAPTALATALDIGLSNWSFLFITISLYTMTKSSAVLFILFFSLVFKLEEPNPFLILVVLLISCGLFMFTFESTQFNLKGFTMVLVASFIGGIRWTLTQVLMQKAELGLQHPIDALYHLQPLMFAGLFPLFLYNEGLSLSTSDKLFRVTELSPVLYSLSTLSVGGLLAFGLGFSEFLLVSRTSSLTLSISGIFKEVCTLILAAALMGDRMSMLNWLGFTVCLCGISLHVGLKTYYSKIKRPSLRQLNSKSPELAFPLLRQSEDDRDDSAAEYEDEEQEITLH is encoded by the exons ATGGCGTGCCCTGTGCACTTCTTCTGCCGGGGGCTTCGCACTGTTGGATTGGTTCTCTTTTACTACGTCTTCTCTATAGGGATCACCTTCTATAACAAATGGCTGATGAAG GGCTTCCGCTATCCCCTCTTCATGACGTTGGTTCACCTCGCCATCAACTTTTGCCTGTCGGCTCTGACGCGACGGGCCATGACGTGCTGGACGGGGAAACCCCGCACCATTCTGAGCTGGAAGGACTACCTCCGGAAAGTGGCTCCCACGG CCTTGGCCACAGCACTTGATATTGGGCTTTCCAACTGGAGCTTCCTTTTCATCACCATTAGCTT GTACACCATGACCAAGTCTTCAGCGGTGCtctttatcttatttttctccCTGGTTTTTAAACTAGAGGAGCCG AACCCATTCCTGATCCTGGTGGTCCTGCTGATCTCCTGTGGTCTGTTCATGTTTACATTTGAGTCGACCCAGTTCAATCTGAAGGGCTTCACCATGGTGCTGGTGGCGTCCTTCATAGGAGGGATCCGTTGGACCCTCACTCAGGTCCTCATGCAGAAAGCAGAGCTGG GCCTGCAGCACCCAATAGACGCTTTGTACCACCTGCAGCCTCTCATGTTCGCCGGCCTCTTTCCCCTCTTCCTGTATAATGAAG GGCTCAGCCTCAGTACCTCAGATAAGTTATTCCGGGTGACGGAGCTCTCGCCCGTCCTGTATTCACTGAGCACACTGAGCGTCGGCGGGTTGCTGGCCTTCGGTTTGGGCTTCTCAGAGTTCCTGCTCGTCTCCCGGACCTCCAGCCTCACGTTATCCATATCAGGGATCTTTAAG GAGGTGTGTACGCTAATTTTAGCAGCAGCTCTAATGGGAGACAGAATGAGCATGCTTAACTGGCTGGGgttcactgtgtgtctgtgtggcatTTCACTGCATGTAGGACTCAAGACCTATTATTCCAAAA TTAAAAGACCATCTTTGAGGCAGCTCAACAGTAAGAGCCCAGAGCTCGCGTTTCCCTTACTGCGGCAGAGCGAAGACGACCGAGACGATTCGGCTGCTGAATACGAAGATGAGGAACAGGAAATCACGCTGCACTGA